Proteins found in one Mustela lutreola isolate mMusLut2 chromosome 10, mMusLut2.pri, whole genome shotgun sequence genomic segment:
- the SCNM1 gene encoding sodium channel modifier 1 isoform X1, which translates to MSFKREGDDWSQLNVLKKRRVGDLLASYIPEDEALMLRDGRFACAICPHRPVLDTLAMLTAHRAGKKHLSSLQLFYGKKQPGKGMEQSPRQQNELRLSETKVEAPLLTQTRLTTQSALHRAPDYNSCCRRKYRPETPRPSVSHSPLPPPEVEPKGGKITREPMPGTGPQAKESATVASPAPMSPTKRRALDHYLTLRSSGWIPDGQGRWVKDENVEFDSDEEEPPDLPLD; encoded by the exons ATGTCTTTCAAGAGGGAAGGGGATGATTGGAGCCAACTCAATGTGCTTAAA AAACGAAGAGTCGGGGACCTGCTGGCCAGTTACATCCCAGAGGATGAGGCGCTGATGCTACGGGATGGACG CTTTGCATGTGCCATCTGTCCCCACCGACCTGTACTGGACACCCTCGCCATGCTGACTGCCCACCGTGCAGGCAAGAAACATCTGTCCA GCCTGCAGCTTTTCTATGGCAAGAAGCAGCCAGGAAAGGGAATGGAGCAGAGTCCAAGACAACAGAATGAATTGAGGCTATCAGAGACCAAGGTTGAG GCTCCTCTGTTAACCCAGACCCGACTTACCACCCAAAGTGCGCTGCACAGAGCTCCAGACTATAATAGTTGCTGCCGCCGGAAGTACAG ACCAGAAACCCCTCGTCCCTCTGTCTCCCATTCCCCTTTGCCACCCCCAGAGGTTGAGCCCAAGGGTGGGAAGATTACTAGGGAACCCATGCCTGGGACTGGCCCACAGGCCAAAGAGTCAGCAACTGTTGCATCCCCTGCACCCATGAGCCCCACGAAAAGAAGAGCCCTGGATCATTACCTCACCCTTCGAAG CTCTGGATGGATCCCAGATGGACAAGGCCGATGGGTAAAAGATGAGAATGTTGAGTTTGACTCTGATGAAGAGGAGCCCCCTGATCTCCCCTTAGACTGA
- the SCNM1 gene encoding sodium channel modifier 1 isoform X2 yields MLRDGRFACAICPHRPVLDTLAMLTAHRAGKKHLSSLQLFYGKKQPGKGMEQSPRQQNELRLSETKVEAPLLTQTRLTTQSALHRAPDYNSCCRRKYRPETPRPSVSHSPLPPPEVEPKGGKITREPMPGTGPQAKESATVASPAPMSPTKRRALDHYLTLRSSGWIPDGQGRWVKDENVEFDSDEEEPPDLPLD; encoded by the exons ATGCTACGGGATGGACG CTTTGCATGTGCCATCTGTCCCCACCGACCTGTACTGGACACCCTCGCCATGCTGACTGCCCACCGTGCAGGCAAGAAACATCTGTCCA GCCTGCAGCTTTTCTATGGCAAGAAGCAGCCAGGAAAGGGAATGGAGCAGAGTCCAAGACAACAGAATGAATTGAGGCTATCAGAGACCAAGGTTGAG GCTCCTCTGTTAACCCAGACCCGACTTACCACCCAAAGTGCGCTGCACAGAGCTCCAGACTATAATAGTTGCTGCCGCCGGAAGTACAG ACCAGAAACCCCTCGTCCCTCTGTCTCCCATTCCCCTTTGCCACCCCCAGAGGTTGAGCCCAAGGGTGGGAAGATTACTAGGGAACCCATGCCTGGGACTGGCCCACAGGCCAAAGAGTCAGCAACTGTTGCATCCCCTGCACCCATGAGCCCCACGAAAAGAAGAGCCCTGGATCATTACCTCACCCTTCGAAG CTCTGGATGGATCCCAGATGGACAAGGCCGATGGGTAAAAGATGAGAATGTTGAGTTTGACTCTGATGAAGAGGAGCCCCCTGATCTCCCCTTAGACTGA
- the VPS72 gene encoding vacuolar protein sorting-associated protein 72 homolog isoform X2 gives MSLAGGRAPRKTAGNRLSGLLEAEEEDEFYQTTYGGFTEESGDDEYQGDQSDTEDEVDSDFDIDEGDEPSSDGEAEEPRRKRRVVTKAYKEPLKSLRPRKVSTPAGSSQKAREEKALLPLELQDDGSDSRKSMRQSTAEHTRQTFLRVQERQGQSRRRKGPHCERPLTQEELLREAKITEELNLRSLETYERLEADKKKQVHKKRKCPGPIITYHSVTVPLVGEPGPKEENVDVEGLDPTPTASALTPRAGTGPIVPPARCSRTFITFSDDATFEEWFPQGRPPKVPVREVCPVTHRPALYRDPVTDIPYATARAFKIIREAYKKYITAHGLPPTASALGPGPPPPEPLPGSGPRALRQKIVIK, from the exons ATGAGTTTGGCTGGGGGCCGGGCCCCCCGGAAGACTGCGGGGAACCGGCTTTCTGGGCtcctggaggcagaggaggaagacgAGTTCTACCAGACGACTTATGGGGGTTTCACGGAG GAATCAGGTGATGATGAGTATCAAGGGGACCAGTCAGACACAGAGGATGAGGTGGACTCTGACTTTGACATTGATGAAGGGGATGAACCATCCAGTGATGGAGAAGCAGAAGAGCCAAGAAGGAAGCGCCGAGTAGTCACCAAAGCCTATAAG GAGCCTCTCAAGAGCTTGAGGCCTCGAAAGGTCAGCACTCCAGCTGGTAGCTCTCAGAAGGCCCGAGAAGAGAAGGCACTGCTGCCACTAGAACTACAGGATGATGGCTCTGACA GTCGGAAGTCTATGCGTCAGTCTACAGCTGAGCATACACGGCAGACATTCCTTCGGGTACAAGAGAGGCAGGGTCAGTCACGGCGGCGAAAGGGGCCCCACTGTGAACGGCCACTGACCCAGGAAGAGCTGCTCAGAGAGGCCAAGATCACAGAGGAGCTCAACTTACGTTCACTGG AGACATACGAGAGGCTCGAGGCTGACAAAAAGAAGCAGGTGCACAAGAAGCGGAAGTGCCCAGGGCCCATAATCACCTATCATTCGGTGACGGTGCCGCTTGTTGGGGAGCCAGGCCCTAAAGAGGAGAATGTGGATGTGGAAGG ACTGGATCCGACTCCCACAGCCTCTGCGCTGACTCCCCGTGCAGGCACTGGACCCATCGTCCCTCCAGCTCGCTGCTCCCGTACCTTCATCACTTTTAGCGATGATGCAACATTTGAGGAATGGTTTCCCCAAGGGCGGCCCCCAAAGGTCCCTGTTCGGGAGGTCTGCCCTGTCACCCATCGGCCAGCCCTGTACCGGGACCCTGTCACAGACATCCCCTATGCCACTGCTCGAGCCTTCAAGATCATCCGTGAGGCCTACAAGAAGTACATCACTGCCCACGGACTGCCGCCCACTGCCTCAGCGCTGGGGCCTGGCCCACCCCCTCCTGAGCCCCTCCCTGGTTCTGGGCCCCGAGCCTTGCGCCAGAAAATTGTCATCAAATAA
- the TMOD4 gene encoding tropomodulin-4 isoform X1 encodes MSSYQKELEKYRDIDEDEILRTLSPEELEQLDCELQEMDPENMLLPAGLRQRDQTKKSPTGPLDRDALLQYLEQQALEVKERDDLVPFTGEKKGKPYIQPKREIPAQEQITLEPELEEALANATDAEMCDIAAILGMYTLMSNKQYYDAICSGEICNTEGISSVVQPDKYKPVPDEPPNPTNIEEILKSVRNNDKELEEVNLNNIQDIPIPMLTELCEAMKTNTYVRSFSLVATRSGDPIANAVADMLRENRSLQSLNIESNFISSTGLMAVLKAVRENATLTELRVDNQRQWPGDAVEMEMATVLEQCPSIVRFGYHFTQQGPRARAAQAMTRNNELRRQQKKR; translated from the exons ATGTCATCGTATCAGAAGGAACTGGAGAAATACAGAGACATAGATGAAGATGAGATCCTAAGGACCTTGAGCCCTGAGGAGCTAGAGCAGCTGGACTGCGAGCTACAGGAGATGGACCCCGAG AATATGCTCCTGCCAGCTGGACTACGACAACGTGATCAGACAAAGAAGAGTCCAACAGGGCCCCTGGACCGGGATGCCCTTTTGCAGTACCTGGAGCAGCAGGCACTAGAGGTCAAAGAGCGTGATGACTTGGTGCCCTTCACAGGCGAGAAGAAAG GGAAACCCTATATTCAGCCCAAGAGAGAAATTCCTGCACAGGAGCAGATCACCCTGGAGCCTGAACTGGAAGAGGCACTCGCTAATGCCACAGATGCTGAAATGTGTGATATTGCAG CAATTCTGGGCATGTACACTCTGATGAGCAACAAGCAATACTATGACGCCATCTGCAGCGGAGAGATTTGCAACACGGAAGGCATCAGCA GCGTGGTGCAGCCTGACAAGTACAAACCAGTGCCAGATGAGCCCCCAAATCCCACAAACATCGAGGAGATCCTAAAGAGTGTTCGAAACAATGACAAGGAGCTAGAGGAGGTGAACCTCAATAACATACAG GACATCCCGATCCCCATGCTAACAGAGTTATGTGAGGCAATGAAGACAAATACCTACGTCCGGAGCTTCAGTCTGGTGGCCACAAGGAGTGGTGACCCCATTGCCAAT GCGGTGGCAGACATGTTGCGTGAGAATCGTAGCCTCCAGAGCTTGAACATTGAATCCAACTTCATCAGCAGCACAGGGCTCATGGCTGTGCTGAAGGCAGTTCGGGAAAATGCCACACTCACTGAGCTCCGTGTAGACAACCAG cGCCAGTGGCCTGGCGATGCAGTGGAGATGGAGATGGCCACTGTGCTGGAACAGTGTCCCTCCATTGTCCGCTTTGGCTACCACTTTACACAGCAGGGGCCACGAGCTCGGGCGGCCCAGGCCATGACCCGGAACAATGAACTAC GTCGCCAGCAAAAAAAGAGATAA
- the VPS72 gene encoding vacuolar protein sorting-associated protein 72 homolog isoform X1 — protein MSLAGGRAPRKTAGNRLSGLLEAEEEDEFYQTTYGGFTEESGDDEYQGDQSDTEDEVDSDFDIDEGDEPSSDGEAEEPRRKRRVVTKAYKEPLKSLRPRKVSTPAGSSQKAREEKALLPLELQDDGSDSRKSMRQSTAEHTRQTFLRVQERQGQSRRRKGPHCERPLTQEELLREAKITEELNLRSLETYERLEADKKKQVHKKRKCPGPIITYHSVTVPLVGEPGPKEENVDVEGSFCVSVSPLRLDPTPTASALTPRAGTGPIVPPARCSRTFITFSDDATFEEWFPQGRPPKVPVREVCPVTHRPALYRDPVTDIPYATARAFKIIREAYKKYITAHGLPPTASALGPGPPPPEPLPGSGPRALRQKIVIK, from the exons ATGAGTTTGGCTGGGGGCCGGGCCCCCCGGAAGACTGCGGGGAACCGGCTTTCTGGGCtcctggaggcagaggaggaagacgAGTTCTACCAGACGACTTATGGGGGTTTCACGGAG GAATCAGGTGATGATGAGTATCAAGGGGACCAGTCAGACACAGAGGATGAGGTGGACTCTGACTTTGACATTGATGAAGGGGATGAACCATCCAGTGATGGAGAAGCAGAAGAGCCAAGAAGGAAGCGCCGAGTAGTCACCAAAGCCTATAAG GAGCCTCTCAAGAGCTTGAGGCCTCGAAAGGTCAGCACTCCAGCTGGTAGCTCTCAGAAGGCCCGAGAAGAGAAGGCACTGCTGCCACTAGAACTACAGGATGATGGCTCTGACA GTCGGAAGTCTATGCGTCAGTCTACAGCTGAGCATACACGGCAGACATTCCTTCGGGTACAAGAGAGGCAGGGTCAGTCACGGCGGCGAAAGGGGCCCCACTGTGAACGGCCACTGACCCAGGAAGAGCTGCTCAGAGAGGCCAAGATCACAGAGGAGCTCAACTTACGTTCACTGG AGACATACGAGAGGCTCGAGGCTGACAAAAAGAAGCAGGTGCACAAGAAGCGGAAGTGCCCAGGGCCCATAATCACCTATCATTCGGTGACGGTGCCGCTTGTTGGGGAGCCAGGCCCTAAAGAGGAGAATGTGGATGTGGAAGG AAGTTTTTGtgtttctgtctctccccttAGACTGGATCCGACTCCCACAGCCTCTGCGCTGACTCCCCGTGCAGGCACTGGACCCATCGTCCCTCCAGCTCGCTGCTCCCGTACCTTCATCACTTTTAGCGATGATGCAACATTTGAGGAATGGTTTCCCCAAGGGCGGCCCCCAAAGGTCCCTGTTCGGGAGGTCTGCCCTGTCACCCATCGGCCAGCCCTGTACCGGGACCCTGTCACAGACATCCCCTATGCCACTGCTCGAGCCTTCAAGATCATCCGTGAGGCCTACAAGAAGTACATCACTGCCCACGGACTGCCGCCCACTGCCTCAGCGCTGGGGCCTGGCCCACCCCCTCCTGAGCCCCTCCCTGGTTCTGGGCCCCGAGCCTTGCGCCAGAAAATTGTCATCAAATAA
- the TMOD4 gene encoding tropomodulin-4 isoform X2: MLLPAGLRQRDQTKKSPTGPLDRDALLQYLEQQALEVKERDDLVPFTGEKKGKPYIQPKREIPAQEQITLEPELEEALANATDAEMCDIAAILGMYTLMSNKQYYDAICSGEICNTEGISSVVQPDKYKPVPDEPPNPTNIEEILKSVRNNDKELEEVNLNNIQDIPIPMLTELCEAMKTNTYVRSFSLVATRSGDPIANAVADMLRENRSLQSLNIESNFISSTGLMAVLKAVRENATLTELRVDNQRQWPGDAVEMEMATVLEQCPSIVRFGYHFTQQGPRARAAQAMTRNNELRRQQKKR; this comes from the exons ATGCTCCTGCCAGCTGGACTACGACAACGTGATCAGACAAAGAAGAGTCCAACAGGGCCCCTGGACCGGGATGCCCTTTTGCAGTACCTGGAGCAGCAGGCACTAGAGGTCAAAGAGCGTGATGACTTGGTGCCCTTCACAGGCGAGAAGAAAG GGAAACCCTATATTCAGCCCAAGAGAGAAATTCCTGCACAGGAGCAGATCACCCTGGAGCCTGAACTGGAAGAGGCACTCGCTAATGCCACAGATGCTGAAATGTGTGATATTGCAG CAATTCTGGGCATGTACACTCTGATGAGCAACAAGCAATACTATGACGCCATCTGCAGCGGAGAGATTTGCAACACGGAAGGCATCAGCA GCGTGGTGCAGCCTGACAAGTACAAACCAGTGCCAGATGAGCCCCCAAATCCCACAAACATCGAGGAGATCCTAAAGAGTGTTCGAAACAATGACAAGGAGCTAGAGGAGGTGAACCTCAATAACATACAG GACATCCCGATCCCCATGCTAACAGAGTTATGTGAGGCAATGAAGACAAATACCTACGTCCGGAGCTTCAGTCTGGTGGCCACAAGGAGTGGTGACCCCATTGCCAAT GCGGTGGCAGACATGTTGCGTGAGAATCGTAGCCTCCAGAGCTTGAACATTGAATCCAACTTCATCAGCAGCACAGGGCTCATGGCTGTGCTGAAGGCAGTTCGGGAAAATGCCACACTCACTGAGCTCCGTGTAGACAACCAG cGCCAGTGGCCTGGCGATGCAGTGGAGATGGAGATGGCCACTGTGCTGGAACAGTGTCCCTCCATTGTCCGCTTTGGCTACCACTTTACACAGCAGGGGCCACGAGCTCGGGCGGCCCAGGCCATGACCCGGAACAATGAACTAC GTCGCCAGCAAAAAAAGAGATAA